A single region of the Nitrosomonas sp. Is79A3 genome encodes:
- a CDS encoding DMT family transporter yields the protein MRSLWMLVAAFMFACMGVLVKLGAAYFSSTELVFYRSLFGVWMTYLILRYYRLPVRTPHWRIHCWRGISGLVSLLMFFYCLTQLPLATAISLNYTWPLFVALFSTLILKEHIHWPLICTILLGFAGVILLMRPTLPEDHWVASLMGMASGFFAAIAYVNVKQLGNLGETEWLVVFYFTLISTLITGVWLLFTAFNPITWHGLLLLLGTGLTATLAQLAMTRAYHKGVTLVVTSLGYSTVLFASLWGILLWNELLPPIAWLGMGLIILGGSLSGFLSVKLTPAVAQK from the coding sequence GTGCGCTCGCTGTGGATGCTGGTGGCTGCATTTATGTTTGCTTGCATGGGTGTGCTGGTCAAACTGGGTGCCGCTTATTTTTCCAGTACCGAGCTGGTATTTTACCGCTCGTTATTTGGTGTCTGGATGACTTATTTGATCCTCCGTTACTATCGCCTCCCGGTGCGCACCCCGCATTGGCGGATTCACTGCTGGCGGGGGATCTCCGGTCTGGTCAGTTTGTTGATGTTCTTTTATTGCCTGACGCAATTGCCATTAGCAACGGCCATTTCGTTGAATTACACCTGGCCGCTTTTTGTGGCGCTATTTTCCACGCTGATTCTCAAAGAACATATCCATTGGCCGTTAATCTGCACAATTTTGCTTGGCTTTGCTGGTGTTATTCTGCTGATGCGGCCTACTTTACCTGAAGATCACTGGGTTGCCAGTCTGATGGGTATGGCTTCTGGTTTTTTTGCGGCGATTGCATATGTCAATGTCAAGCAACTGGGCAATCTGGGCGAAACGGAATGGCTCGTGGTGTTTTATTTTACATTGATCAGTACGCTGATTACCGGGGTATGGCTGCTGTTTACCGCGTTCAATCCGATTACCTGGCACGGATTGTTGCTGCTGTTGGGCACCGGCTTGACAGCGACTCTGGCACAACTTGCCATGACGCGTGCTTATCACAAAGGTGTAACGCTAGTCGTTACTTCGCTGGGTTATAGTACGGTATTGTTTGCCAGCCTTTGGGGCATCCTGCTATGGAACGAGCTATTGCCGCCCATTGCTTGGCTGGGTATGGGATTGATTATTCTCGGCGGATCGCTCAGCGGGTTTTTGAGTGTTAAGCTGACTCCTGCTGTTGCACAAAAGTGA
- a CDS encoding aromatic ring-hydroxylating dioxygenase subunit alpha, whose protein sequence is MSNMAEISQLTEMSVQLPIDWYLDPKILEIEKRILFDQGPGYVGHEVMVPNVGDYYVPEWMNNAKVLVRNGQGIELLSNVCRHRQALLLKGRSSTKSIVCPIHRWTYALDGKLLGAPHFKQNPCLNLDKTPLQSWNGLLFNGKRKVSQDMANLSVLKDFDFSGYLLDRIQIDEYPCNWKTFIEVYLEDYHVDPFHPGLSHFVNTEQLDWEFGDWYSVQTIAIDNARFQRPGSPVYAKWHEQVLQQTEGKTPPHGAIWLLYYPNIMLEWYPHTLVISTILPTGVESCTNVVEFYYPEEIALFERDFVEAEQAAYKETALEDDEICKLMTAGRRALYEQNRNETGPYQIPMEAGMEHFHQFLQREIGPHV, encoded by the coding sequence ATGTCTAACATGGCTGAGATCTCACAACTGACAGAGATGTCAGTGCAGCTCCCCATCGATTGGTACTTGGATCCTAAAATCCTTGAGATTGAGAAACGTATTCTGTTTGATCAAGGTCCTGGCTACGTGGGGCATGAAGTGATGGTACCCAATGTTGGGGATTATTATGTGCCGGAGTGGATGAACAATGCCAAGGTACTGGTGCGCAATGGGCAAGGTATTGAGTTACTTTCTAATGTTTGCCGTCACCGGCAAGCGCTTTTGTTGAAAGGTAGAAGCAGTACTAAGAGTATTGTGTGCCCTATTCATCGCTGGACTTATGCACTGGACGGCAAATTGCTGGGCGCGCCGCATTTCAAGCAGAATCCTTGTCTTAATCTAGATAAGACGCCACTGCAAAGTTGGAATGGTTTGTTATTTAACGGCAAGCGCAAGGTTTCGCAAGATATGGCTAATCTGAGTGTGCTTAAGGATTTTGACTTTTCCGGTTATCTGCTGGACCGTATTCAAATTGATGAGTATCCATGTAACTGGAAAACATTTATTGAAGTGTATCTGGAAGATTACCATGTTGACCCATTTCATCCGGGTTTAAGTCATTTTGTGAATACCGAGCAACTCGATTGGGAGTTTGGCGACTGGTATAGTGTGCAAACGATAGCAATCGATAATGCACGCTTTCAGCGGCCAGGCAGCCCGGTTTATGCCAAATGGCACGAGCAGGTGCTGCAACAGACGGAAGGAAAAACACCGCCGCATGGTGCGATATGGCTGCTTTATTATCCCAATATCATGCTCGAATGGTATCCCCATACCTTGGTAATCAGCACAATACTGCCTACCGGGGTTGAGAGTTGCACGAACGTGGTGGAATTTTACTATCCGGAAGAAATTGCACTGTTTGAACGTGATTTTGTTGAAGCGGAACAGGCTGCCTATAAAGAAACTGCACTTGAAGATGATGAGATCTGTAAATTGATGACCGCCGGACGGCGTGCGTTATACGAACAGAACCGCAATGAAACGGGACCGTACCAAATCCCTATGGAAGCGGGGATGGAGCATTTTCATCAATTCTTGCAAAGAGAAATCGGGCCGCATGTTTGA
- a CDS encoding primosomal protein N', with product MPIIRVALNVPVDTLFDYQSDEATQHDIGLRACVPFGKKQVTGVIIAVNSETQVPAEKLKSAHCIFREIEPLPAASLDLFHFCSQYYHHPLGMVVMNGLPVKLRGNKPVKLKESSNDLQYSLTKAGKQIDLSSIPARQRIARRLLTEFHHATTLTSHQAKQISPRAVKLLQEWVQQKWVSAIPFPPSAVKKAAAIPTLTAEQEIAVNTITTDIQQFNTWLLHGVTGSGKTEVYLRIIEHILAHGKQVLILIPEISLTPQLEAVFRARFPATHLVSLHSGLNDTERLTGWLQAQRGEAKVILGTRLAVFTPLPDLGLVIVDEEQDSSFKQQDGLRYSARDLAIFRARENDIPVVLGSATPSLESYYNALNGRYRSVRLQSRAIKNAALPLIQCIDTRTNKTQEGLSEPLIKALDKCLAEKHQSLVFINRRGYAPVLLCKACAWTALCQRCSSRLVVHLRDKKLCCHHCGHRENFPRACPHCGNQDIAPFGQGTQRVEETLTAHFPAARILRIDRDSIRRKNAWQNILQAIHAQEVDILIGTQLLAKGHDFPNLSLVGILNADTSLYSTDFRASERLFAQLMQVAGRAGRANVAGHVLIQTEFPDHPLYHALQKHDYDALAQTLLAERKIAGFPPYVYQALLRAEAHNIAIVLDFLTQAANLAKPPRSVELFDPVPAQMLRLKGLERAHLLIQSSSRRQLQAFMTEWYAQINKLPAHKVRWVLDIDPLEF from the coding sequence ATGCCTATCATTCGTGTCGCACTTAACGTTCCAGTCGACACATTGTTTGATTATCAATCGGATGAAGCAACCCAGCACGATATCGGCTTACGCGCCTGCGTACCCTTCGGAAAGAAACAGGTAACCGGTGTCATCATCGCGGTCAATTCCGAGACACAAGTCCCAGCTGAGAAACTTAAATCAGCACATTGTATTTTCAGGGAAATAGAACCGCTGCCGGCTGCATCGCTAGACTTATTTCATTTTTGCAGCCAGTATTATCATCACCCGCTTGGCATGGTTGTCATGAACGGCTTGCCCGTCAAGCTGCGCGGCAACAAACCGGTCAAATTGAAAGAATCTTCGAATGATCTTCAATACAGCCTTACCAAAGCAGGCAAACAAATTGATTTATCCAGTATTCCAGCACGTCAGCGCATAGCCCGGCGCTTACTTACCGAATTCCATCACGCGACAACGCTAACCAGTCACCAAGCAAAACAAATCTCGCCACGCGCCGTCAAGTTGTTACAAGAATGGGTACAACAGAAATGGGTGTCGGCAATACCCTTTCCTCCATCTGCGGTGAAAAAGGCTGCAGCAATCCCAACGTTGACCGCCGAGCAGGAAATTGCTGTTAATACCATTACAACCGACATCCAGCAATTCAATACCTGGCTGCTGCACGGTGTTACCGGCAGCGGCAAAACTGAGGTTTATCTCAGAATCATTGAACACATACTTGCTCACGGTAAGCAAGTACTGATACTCATTCCCGAAATCAGCTTAACGCCACAACTGGAGGCCGTCTTTCGCGCACGTTTCCCCGCTACCCATTTGGTCAGTTTGCATAGCGGACTCAATGATACGGAACGGCTAACCGGTTGGTTACAGGCGCAACGCGGTGAAGCTAAAGTCATATTGGGCACACGCCTTGCTGTTTTTACCCCATTGCCCGATCTGGGATTGGTCATCGTCGATGAAGAACAAGACAGCTCTTTCAAACAACAGGATGGATTACGCTATTCCGCGCGTGATCTGGCGATTTTTCGTGCCAGAGAAAATGATATTCCAGTGGTGCTGGGATCTGCCACCCCTTCATTGGAAAGTTATTACAATGCGCTCAATGGACGCTACCGCAGTGTGCGTCTGCAATCCCGTGCTATCAAGAATGCCGCATTACCGCTGATTCAGTGTATAGACACGCGCACCAACAAAACTCAGGAAGGTTTATCCGAACCGCTCATCAAAGCATTGGACAAGTGTCTGGCAGAAAAACACCAGAGTCTCGTTTTCATCAACCGGCGCGGCTATGCACCGGTGCTCCTGTGCAAAGCCTGCGCCTGGACAGCCCTCTGCCAGCGCTGCTCCAGCCGTCTGGTCGTTCATTTACGCGATAAAAAACTATGCTGCCACCATTGCGGCCACCGGGAAAACTTTCCCCGCGCATGCCCGCACTGCGGCAATCAGGATATCGCGCCTTTCGGCCAAGGCACACAACGCGTGGAAGAAACTTTGACAGCGCATTTTCCAGCCGCACGGATACTGCGCATCGACCGGGACAGCATACGCCGTAAAAATGCTTGGCAAAACATCCTGCAAGCGATTCATGCGCAAGAAGTCGATATTCTGATCGGCACACAACTGCTTGCCAAAGGACATGATTTCCCGAATCTGTCATTGGTAGGTATTCTGAACGCCGATACTTCGCTATACAGTACCGATTTTCGTGCCAGTGAGCGTTTATTTGCGCAATTGATGCAAGTCGCCGGCCGTGCAGGACGCGCCAATGTCGCCGGTCACGTGCTTATTCAAACCGAGTTTCCTGATCATCCCCTATATCATGCCTTACAGAAACACGATTATGATGCACTGGCACAAACCCTGCTGGCGGAAAGAAAAATAGCCGGATTCCCGCCTTATGTCTATCAAGCCTTATTGCGTGCAGAAGCCCACAACATTGCAATCGTGCTGGATTTTCTTACGCAAGCTGCCAATCTTGCCAAACCGCCCCGCTCCGTTGAACTATTTGATCCGGTACCCGCGCAAATGCTGCGTTTAAAGGGTTTGGAGCGCGCGCACTTACTGATACAATCGTCCTCACGCCGGCAATTACAAGCGTTTATGACCGAATGGTATGCACAAATTAATAAATTGCCCGCACATAAAGTGCGTTGGGTGCTGGACATAGATCCGCTTGAGTTTTGA
- a CDS encoding DUF465 domain-containing protein: protein MIEKHDLHHEFPEHYDRIHELKISNSHFAHLFEEYHSVNREILRIEEGVENTTDEYLEELKKKRLLLKDKLYGIITNT, encoded by the coding sequence ATGATAGAAAAACATGATTTACACCATGAATTCCCCGAACACTATGATCGCATCCATGAATTAAAGATCAGCAACAGTCATTTCGCGCACCTGTTTGAGGAATATCATTCCGTCAATCGAGAAATTCTCAGAATTGAGGAAGGCGTCGAAAATACAACGGATGAATACCTGGAGGAACTGAAAAAGAAACGCTTGTTATTAAAAGATAAGCTTTATGGAATAATCACCAATACATAG
- a CDS encoding YaiI/YqxD family protein, producing the protein MKILIDADACPGVIKEILFRAAERTKRHLVLIANRPVYIPPSQFIRMHQVESGFDEADNEIVKRLVKGDLVITSDIPLAAEVIKKEGFVLSPRGELYTQENIGARLSMRDFMEALRSSGIDTGGLSTLNQNDRKSFANQLDKLLTQ; encoded by the coding sequence ATGAAAATTTTGATTGATGCGGATGCGTGTCCCGGCGTAATCAAAGAAATTCTGTTTAGAGCTGCTGAGAGAACCAAACGGCATTTGGTATTGATCGCAAATCGTCCAGTATATATACCGCCATCACAATTTATTCGAATGCATCAGGTGGAATCCGGATTTGATGAAGCGGATAACGAAATTGTAAAAAGGCTGGTAAAAGGCGATCTGGTGATTACCAGTGACATTCCGCTGGCAGCCGAAGTCATCAAAAAAGAAGGTTTTGTGCTGAGTCCTCGTGGTGAACTATACACCCAGGAAAATATAGGGGCACGATTAAGCATGCGGGATTTTATGGAAGCTTTACGTTCCAGCGGTATTGATACCGGCGGTTTGTCTACTTTGAATCAAAATGATCGCAAATCATTTGCGAATCAATTGGATAAATTATTAACACAATAG
- the pgsA gene encoding CDP-diacylglycerol--glycerol-3-phosphate 3-phosphatidyltransferase: MPYNLPNLLTWLRILAIPLFVGIFYLPHSWLSPDNQNLVATLIFAGAAITDWLDGYLARVLNQASAFGAFLDPVADKLMVSAALIVLVYLGRLDAPIALIIIGREITVSALREWMAQIGQSRSVAVSFLGKIKTTSQMVAIPLLLYHECIGENFNSQEIGTWLIYIAAVLTLWSMFYYLKAAMPQVLKDENKIL; the protein is encoded by the coding sequence ATGCCTTACAATCTACCTAATCTGCTCACATGGCTACGGATACTCGCTATCCCGTTATTTGTCGGTATTTTTTATTTGCCGCATTCCTGGTTATCGCCAGACAATCAGAATCTGGTAGCTACGCTGATTTTTGCCGGTGCAGCCATCACAGACTGGCTTGACGGTTATCTGGCGCGTGTTTTGAATCAAGCCTCCGCGTTTGGCGCTTTTCTTGATCCGGTTGCTGATAAATTGATGGTGTCAGCTGCGTTGATTGTATTGGTTTATCTTGGGCGGCTGGATGCGCCGATTGCCTTAATCATCATCGGGCGTGAGATTACTGTTTCAGCGTTACGCGAGTGGATGGCACAAATCGGTCAGTCAAGAAGTGTTGCGGTATCTTTCCTAGGTAAAATCAAGACAACTTCACAAATGGTCGCCATCCCTTTGTTACTTTATCATGAGTGCATCGGTGAGAACTTTAATTCGCAAGAAATAGGTACATGGCTTATTTATATTGCCGCAGTTTTAACCCTATGGTCTATGTTTTATTACTTAAAGGCTGCTATGCCACAGGTGCTTAAGGATGAAAATAAGATTCTTTAA
- the uvrC gene encoding excinuclease ABC subunit UvrC — protein MSNTDFDAKDFCVNLPHQPGVYRMINAKGEVIYVGKAISLKKRVSSYFQKTNLGPRTQLMVSQVTGIETTVTRSEAEALLLENNLIKSLKPRYNIIFRDDKSYPYVILSGHNFPRLGFYRGALDKTHQYFGPYPNAGIVRESIQLLQKIFRLRTCEDSVFSNRTRPCLLFQIKRCSGPCIGQISQQAYQNDVKNAELFLQGKQTEVMEVISAKMQQAADRMEYEQAAALRDQIQALRRIREKQFVDSGKALDADVVACVLLNDGSGKVCVNLAMIRGGRHLGDKSFFPQNADDCTAVAVVEAFLAQHYLNRSVPPLIILSEKIEREAIQDLLTEQCGHKITINLNPIGEKRVWLDMATENAHLALKQMMSRHASQEKRLLALQQELQMPGLNRIECFDISHTLGEATVASCVVYDNFSMRNNEYRRYNIDGITPGDDYAAMREALSRRYQKVVSGEGQLPDLILIDGGKGQVTAAQEALQELGISDANLLGVAKGEERKPGLEQLISPALEKPLQLPSEHAALHLIQQIRDEAHRFAIQGHRGRRGKARTSSSLENISGVGAKRRQRLLGRFGGLKGVLTASIEELQQTEGISRKLAEKIYKEIH, from the coding sequence TTGTCGAACACCGATTTTGATGCAAAGGATTTTTGTGTAAATTTACCGCATCAGCCGGGTGTTTATCGCATGATAAATGCCAAAGGCGAAGTGATCTATGTCGGAAAGGCGATTAGTCTTAAGAAACGCGTCTCTTCCTATTTTCAGAAGACTAATCTGGGGCCCAGAACCCAGTTAATGGTTTCGCAAGTGACCGGTATTGAAACAACGGTCACTCGCTCCGAAGCCGAAGCGCTGTTACTTGAAAACAATTTAATCAAGAGCCTGAAGCCGCGCTATAACATCATATTCCGGGATGATAAATCCTATCCCTATGTGATTCTGAGCGGTCACAATTTTCCCCGGCTGGGGTTTTACCGCGGCGCGCTGGATAAAACGCATCAGTATTTTGGACCGTATCCGAATGCCGGTATAGTCCGGGAAAGCATACAGCTATTACAAAAAATATTCCGCTTACGTACCTGCGAGGACAGTGTTTTCAGCAACCGGACAAGACCTTGCTTACTGTTTCAGATCAAGCGATGCAGCGGGCCGTGTATCGGCCAGATTTCTCAGCAGGCGTATCAAAATGACGTAAAAAACGCCGAGTTGTTTTTACAAGGCAAACAAACTGAAGTGATGGAAGTTATCTCAGCCAAGATGCAGCAGGCTGCAGACCGCATGGAGTATGAGCAGGCAGCTGCACTGCGGGATCAGATTCAAGCTTTACGCAGAATCCGGGAAAAGCAGTTTGTCGACAGCGGGAAAGCACTGGATGCCGATGTCGTTGCTTGTGTACTGCTGAACGATGGCTCAGGAAAAGTATGCGTCAACTTAGCGATGATCAGGGGAGGGCGGCATCTGGGAGACAAGAGCTTTTTCCCGCAAAACGCGGATGATTGTACCGCGGTAGCTGTTGTTGAAGCATTTCTGGCACAGCATTATTTGAATAGAAGCGTACCACCGCTGATTATTCTGAGCGAAAAAATTGAGCGCGAAGCAATACAGGATCTATTAACTGAGCAATGCGGGCATAAAATTACGATTAACTTAAATCCGATCGGGGAAAAGCGCGTATGGCTCGATATGGCGACCGAGAATGCGCATTTGGCACTGAAACAAATGATGAGCCGGCACGCTAGCCAGGAAAAACGTTTATTGGCATTGCAGCAGGAATTGCAGATGCCCGGCTTGAACCGGATTGAATGTTTCGATATCAGTCATACCCTCGGTGAGGCTACCGTTGCATCCTGTGTTGTGTATGATAATTTTTCTATGCGCAATAATGAATATCGCCGTTATAACATCGATGGGATTACTCCCGGTGATGATTATGCCGCCATGCGCGAGGCGCTTTCCCGGCGCTATCAGAAGGTTGTTAGCGGAGAAGGGCAGTTGCCTGATTTGATTCTGATTGATGGTGGAAAAGGGCAAGTCACAGCAGCGCAGGAAGCCTTGCAGGAGCTGGGTATTTCTGATGCCAATTTATTGGGTGTGGCCAAGGGCGAAGAACGTAAACCCGGTTTAGAGCAATTGATTTCTCCCGCACTGGAAAAGCCGTTACAATTACCCAGTGAGCATGCGGCGTTACATCTGATTCAGCAGATTCGTGATGAAGCGCATCGGTTTGCGATCCAGGGCCATCGTGGCAGACGCGGAAAAGCCAGAACTAGCTCCAGCCTGGAGAATATCAGCGGTGTTGGCGCTAAACGCCGGCAACGCTTGTTAGGCCGGTTTGGCGGGTTGAAAGGGGTTTTAACCGCGAGTATTGAAGAATTACAACAAACAGAGGGAATTAGCCGGAAGCTGGCAGAAAAAATATATAAAGAAATACATTAA
- a CDS encoding 4-oxalocrotonate tautomerase family protein yields MPYVNIRVAGTLTREQKKQIAAELTDTLERIAKKPKSYTYISFDEIPDENWAIAGKLLGSQD; encoded by the coding sequence ATGCCGTATGTCAATATCCGCGTTGCCGGAACACTAACACGTGAACAGAAAAAGCAAATCGCTGCAGAGTTGACCGATACCCTGGAACGCATCGCCAAGAAGCCGAAATCCTATACGTATATCAGTTTTGATGAGATTCCTGATGAAAATTGGGCGATTGCAGGAAAATTACTTGGTAGTCAGGATTAA
- a CDS encoding uracil-DNA glycosylase produces the protein MTNNSLTQHCNTLDSFDCTQCTRLSNFLQSVKTKHPDYYARPVSAFGDIHPKLLIIGLAPGMHGANRTGRPFTGDFAGILLYQTLHKFGFATQPESVSADDGLQLLGCRITNAVKCLPPENKPVPQEIKQCNQYLATEINEFVQKDGTALLALGTVAHQAALMSARLKLKDYPFGHGAVHHLPLENGVKLYDSYHCSRYNTQTKRLTAEMFEQVFEKIVTDMNR, from the coding sequence ATGACGAATAATTCTTTAACGCAGCACTGCAATACTTTGGATTCTTTTGATTGTACGCAATGCACACGTTTATCCAATTTCTTGCAATCCGTAAAAACCAAGCACCCGGATTATTATGCACGGCCCGTCAGCGCTTTTGGGGATATTCATCCGAAACTATTGATTATTGGTCTGGCACCCGGCATGCACGGCGCCAACCGGACAGGACGGCCATTTACCGGTGATTTTGCGGGAATTCTACTGTACCAGACATTGCATAAATTTGGTTTTGCCACTCAGCCAGAATCCGTTTCTGCGGATGACGGGCTGCAACTGCTTGGATGCCGCATCACCAATGCGGTCAAGTGCCTGCCGCCAGAAAATAAGCCCGTTCCTCAGGAAATTAAGCAATGTAACCAATATCTGGCAACAGAAATCAACGAATTTGTTCAAAAAGACGGCACAGCATTACTTGCGCTCGGGACAGTCGCGCATCAAGCGGCATTAATGAGCGCGCGGCTTAAACTAAAGGATTATCCTTTCGGTCATGGCGCCGTCCATCATTTGCCGCTTGAGAATGGCGTGAAACTCTATGACAGTTATCATTGCAGCCGCTACAATACACAAACCAAACGTCTCACAGCGGAAATGTTTGAACAAGTATTTGAAAAAATTGTTACTGACATGAATCGATAA
- a CDS encoding autotransporter assembly complex family protein, which yields MSSTPSKIDYYYIRFWSTILLLIAIIPGIAVAQESFDITKNSTTVILSAPDTIKEFLAKYFKLPAEPFADSTAEKTFLYRAQKEIRSLLATEGYFSPVITLSHQTQGEVTKPEIRVDPGVVTRIGEVSIVFRGEIIQEDAKYRKRIEQLRAAWSLQAGSPFRSSEWEQAKATLLSDITQEDFAAANIVTSQATIDPDHARADLSIIIDSGPIFYLGAIQITGLERYNQALITNLAPFKTGDAYRRELLHLFQIALQKAPQFNTVSVNISPDTSQHKSIPVQVVLTEAQSQRFAFGGGYSSNNGARGEINYRNHNFLDRAWNLTSMLRLEQKRQTFFAGIDTLPDQNNINYSLITSLQMTDIQNLKTNEQKIGMTRNYQTPEIQMQFGMNWQRENKQPAGAINQINEALTLDWRWRRQIVDDPLNIRRGDVTEIRIGGGSQQLLSTQDFVRTYARHQSWWPVGSQDVIFLRAEIGYTLASSRFGIPQEYLFRAGGIQSIRGYDFKSIGVQEGNAIVGGRTMATGTIEYTRWITQQWGAAAFADIGSAADSWQKMHPFIGYGGGVRWRSPAGPIALDLARAHETGTLRFHFSMAVAF from the coding sequence ATGTCAAGCACCCCCTCAAAAATTGATTATTATTATATTCGGTTCTGGTCAACAATCCTGCTGCTCATCGCAATCATACCTGGTATAGCTGTGGCGCAAGAATCATTCGATATCACAAAAAATTCAACAACCGTGATATTGTCGGCACCGGACACTATTAAAGAATTTCTTGCAAAGTACTTTAAACTCCCAGCAGAACCCTTTGCTGACAGTACTGCCGAGAAAACTTTTCTGTATCGCGCGCAAAAAGAAATTCGCAGCTTACTGGCAACAGAAGGTTATTTCTCGCCCGTAATTACATTGTCGCACCAGACTCAAGGGGAAGTTACAAAACCCGAAATCCGAGTCGATCCCGGCGTAGTAACGCGCATTGGCGAGGTTTCCATCGTGTTTCGCGGTGAAATCATACAAGAAGACGCCAAATACCGGAAACGCATTGAACAACTTCGTGCCGCATGGTCTTTACAAGCGGGCTCACCCTTCCGTTCTTCCGAGTGGGAACAAGCAAAAGCGACTTTATTATCTGACATCACACAAGAAGATTTTGCGGCAGCAAATATTGTTACCAGCCAGGCAACGATTGATCCCGATCATGCACGTGCGGATCTCTCCATAATCATTGATTCCGGGCCCATTTTTTATTTGGGTGCGATACAAATAACCGGATTAGAACGATATAACCAGGCATTGATCACTAATCTCGCGCCATTTAAAACCGGCGATGCGTATCGACGCGAACTACTGCATCTGTTTCAAATTGCACTTCAAAAAGCGCCGCAATTTAACACGGTCTCCGTCAACATTTCTCCCGACACATCCCAACACAAGTCCATTCCTGTTCAAGTCGTTTTGACTGAAGCGCAATCGCAACGTTTCGCATTTGGCGGCGGTTACAGCTCGAACAACGGGGCACGCGGTGAGATCAATTATCGTAATCATAATTTCCTGGATCGCGCCTGGAATTTGACGAGCATGCTGCGTCTAGAGCAAAAACGCCAAACCTTTTTTGCTGGCATTGATACACTTCCCGATCAGAATAATATCAATTATTCATTAATCACCAGCCTGCAAATGACTGACATTCAGAATTTGAAGACGAATGAACAAAAAATTGGTATGACGCGCAATTATCAAACGCCAGAAATTCAAATGCAGTTTGGAATGAATTGGCAACGAGAAAATAAACAGCCTGCGGGTGCAATCAACCAGATTAATGAAGCTTTAACGCTGGACTGGCGCTGGCGGCGCCAGATTGTCGATGATCCGCTTAATATCCGGCGTGGTGATGTGACCGAGATTCGTATCGGAGGAGGCAGTCAGCAACTCCTATCAACCCAGGATTTTGTACGCACCTATGCGCGACATCAAAGCTGGTGGCCGGTTGGCTCTCAGGATGTCATTTTTCTGCGCGCGGAAATTGGTTACACGCTTGCTTCGTCACGCTTCGGAATTCCTCAGGAATATCTATTTCGTGCGGGTGGTATTCAATCGATTCGCGGCTATGACTTTAAAAGCATTGGGGTGCAGGAAGGCAATGCAATTGTCGGCGGCCGTACCATGGCAACGGGCACCATTGAATACACGCGCTGGATAACGCAGCAATGGGGTGCCGCTGCTTTTGCGGATATCGGTAGCGCTGCGGACAGCTGGCAGAAAATGCATCCGTTTATAGGCTATGGCGGCGGCGTTCGCTGGCGCAGTCCTGCAGGACCTATCGCGCTTGATCTGGCCCGGGCGCATGAAACCGGCACGTTACGTTTCCATTTCTCTATGGCGGTTGCATTCTAA